A stretch of Haloprofundus halophilus DNA encodes these proteins:
- a CDS encoding TIGR01548 family HAD-type hydrolase, translated as MQTDAVVLDVDGVLVDVADSYRRAVVESVDRVYGRTVPVEELQAFKDAGGFNNDWELTYAVALYVLAQREGLKMPTEEFAAHIADHGGGLDAAQSVVADMPSISQARVRDKWKTDHLRDVFQALYLGSDLYREFEGDEPPFETEGYIHDEPVILTEETVTNLTSRFDVGVLTGRPSAEADIALNRVGLGVADEHRFTMDDWEEGKPHPKALVTLAERFEAETVTFVGDTLDDIRTAVNAAEADASRTYRGVGVLTGGLTGEEGRRKYESAGAAAVVDSVNDLPALLE; from the coding sequence ATGCAGACCGACGCGGTCGTTCTCGATGTAGATGGCGTTCTCGTCGACGTCGCCGACTCCTATCGCCGCGCCGTCGTCGAGTCCGTCGACCGGGTGTACGGACGGACGGTTCCGGTGGAGGAGCTTCAGGCGTTCAAGGACGCGGGGGGGTTCAACAACGACTGGGAGTTGACGTACGCCGTCGCGCTGTACGTGCTCGCTCAGCGGGAGGGACTGAAGATGCCGACCGAAGAGTTCGCGGCGCACATCGCCGACCACGGCGGCGGCCTCGACGCCGCGCAGTCGGTCGTCGCCGACATGCCGAGCATCTCGCAGGCGCGGGTCCGCGACAAGTGGAAAACCGACCACCTCCGCGACGTGTTTCAGGCGCTGTACCTCGGCAGCGACCTCTACCGGGAGTTCGAGGGCGACGAACCGCCGTTCGAGACCGAGGGCTACATCCACGACGAACCGGTCATCCTCACCGAGGAGACGGTCACAAACCTCACGAGTCGGTTCGACGTCGGCGTGCTAACCGGTAGACCGAGCGCCGAAGCCGATATCGCACTCAACAGAGTCGGCCTCGGCGTGGCCGACGAGCACCGCTTCACGATGGACGACTGGGAGGAGGGCAAACCCCACCCGAAGGCGCTCGTGACGCTCGCCGAACGGTTCGAGGCGGAGACGGTGACGTTCGTCGGCGACACCCTCGACGATATCCGGACGGCGGTGAACGCCGCCGAAGCCGACGCGAGTCGGACGTACCGCGGCGTCGGCGTGCTGACCGGCGGCCTCACCGGCGAAGAGGGACGACGGAAGTACGAATCGGCGGGCGCAGCGGCCGTCGTCGACAGCGTGAACGACCTGCCCGCGCTGTTGGAGTGA
- a CDS encoding DUF7534 family protein — translation MARRRFWAFLLTMLALDAVMLVAIPFVVPPDPTARLMVFAAVLATIPALAFWLAYRGGFERLGVWSPEVESEDSADDE, via the coding sequence ATGGCCCGACGACGTTTCTGGGCGTTCCTGCTCACTATGTTGGCGCTGGACGCCGTGATGCTCGTCGCGATCCCGTTCGTGGTGCCGCCGGACCCGACGGCGCGACTGATGGTGTTCGCCGCCGTGTTGGCGACGATTCCGGCGCTCGCGTTCTGGTTGGCCTACCGCGGCGGGTTCGAGCGCCTCGGCGTCTGGTCGCCGGAAGTGGAGTCGGAAGATTCGGCCGACGACGAGTGA
- the npdG gene encoding NADPH-dependent F420 reductase — MRIALLGGTGDIGEGLALRWAYDTPHEVLIGSRDPDRARQKAEEYETELDSRGVDVKINGFDNEMAADRADIVVLAVPPYHVADTVEAVAPKLDDADVLVSPATGMKRDDDGFHYHPPSAGSVTQLVADSAPDDVPVVGAFHNLAAGRLADLDADLDIDVLLVGDDPDAKETVRMLAEAIAGLRALDAGGIANAAEVESVTPLLVNVAANNDGMHDLGVRFE; from the coding sequence ATGCGAATCGCGTTACTCGGCGGAACCGGCGACATCGGCGAGGGACTGGCGCTGCGGTGGGCGTACGACACCCCCCACGAGGTGCTCATCGGCTCTCGCGACCCCGACCGGGCGCGGCAGAAAGCCGAGGAGTACGAGACGGAACTCGACAGCCGCGGCGTCGACGTGAAGATAAACGGCTTCGACAACGAGATGGCCGCCGACAGGGCGGACATCGTCGTGCTCGCCGTTCCGCCGTACCACGTCGCCGACACCGTCGAAGCGGTCGCGCCGAAACTCGACGACGCGGACGTGCTCGTCAGTCCGGCGACGGGGATGAAGCGCGACGACGACGGCTTTCACTACCACCCGCCGAGCGCCGGGAGCGTGACGCAGTTGGTCGCCGACAGCGCGCCCGACGACGTACCCGTCGTGGGCGCGTTCCACAATCTCGCCGCGGGGCGACTCGCCGACCTGGACGCCGACCTCGACATCGACGTGTTGCTCGTCGGCGACGACCCCGACGCCAAGGAGACGGTTCGGATGCTCGCGGAGGCGATAGCGGGTCTGCGCGCGCTCGACGCGGGCGGCATCGCCAACGCGGCGGAGGTCGAGAGCGTGACGCCGCTGCTGGTGAACGTGGCGGCGAACAACGACGGGATGCACGACCTGGGCGTTCGGTTCGAGTGA
- the prf1 gene encoding peptide chain release factor aRF-1, whose protein sequence is MSADAEGPSDDRRKYEFRKVIEELSEYEGSGTQLVTIYIPPDKQISDVVDHVVQEHSEAANIKSKQTRTNVQDALTSIKDRLRYFDTFPPDNGIVIFSGAINSGGGQTTMVTKTLESPPEPVQSFRYHCDSAFLTEPLEQMLSDKGLFGLIVLDRREANVGWLKGKRVEPVKSASSLVPGKQRKGGQSAQRFARLRLEAIDNFYQEVAEMANDLFVAKRHDIDGILVGGPSPTKDEFLDGDYLHHEIQDKVVGKFDVSYTDESGLYDLVDAAQEVLADQEVMKDKAEMEEFFESLHAGDLATYGFEATRKNLVMGSVDRLLISEDLRRDVVVYDCDGTEEYEVVDARHSTPEHECVEGGEAEVVEREDVIEHLMAIADQRGTETKFISTDFEKGEQLYDAFGGIAGILRYSTGV, encoded by the coding sequence ATGAGTGCTGACGCCGAGGGGCCGAGCGACGACCGCCGGAAGTACGAGTTCCGGAAGGTCATAGAGGAGTTGTCGGAGTACGAAGGCTCCGGAACCCAGCTCGTCACCATCTACATCCCTCCCGACAAGCAGATTTCGGACGTGGTCGACCACGTCGTCCAGGAACACAGCGAGGCGGCCAACATCAAGTCCAAGCAGACGCGGACGAACGTTCAGGACGCGCTCACGAGCATCAAAGACCGCCTGCGCTACTTCGACACGTTCCCGCCGGACAACGGTATCGTCATCTTCTCGGGCGCTATCAACTCCGGCGGCGGCCAGACGACGATGGTCACCAAGACGCTGGAGAGCCCGCCGGAACCGGTCCAGTCGTTCCGCTACCACTGCGACTCGGCCTTTCTGACCGAACCGCTGGAGCAGATGCTCTCGGACAAGGGGCTGTTCGGCCTCATCGTCCTCGACCGCCGCGAGGCCAACGTCGGGTGGCTGAAGGGCAAGCGCGTCGAACCGGTCAAATCCGCCTCCTCGCTCGTGCCGGGCAAGCAGCGCAAAGGTGGCCAGTCCGCCCAGCGTTTCGCCCGCCTCCGCCTCGAAGCCATCGACAACTTCTACCAGGAGGTCGCCGAGATGGCCAACGACCTGTTCGTCGCCAAGCGCCACGACATCGACGGCATCCTCGTCGGCGGTCCCTCACCGACGAAGGACGAGTTCCTCGACGGCGACTACCTCCACCACGAGATTCAGGACAAAGTCGTCGGGAAGTTCGACGTCTCCTACACCGACGAGTCGGGCCTCTACGACCTGGTCGACGCCGCACAGGAGGTGCTGGCCGACCAGGAGGTGATGAAGGACAAAGCCGAGATGGAGGAGTTCTTCGAGAGCCTCCACGCCGGCGACCTCGCCACCTACGGGTTCGAGGCGACCAGAAAGAACCTCGTCATGGGCTCGGTCGACCGCCTGCTCATCAGCGAGGACCTCCGCAGAGACGTCGTCGTCTACGACTGCGACGGGACCGAGGAGTACGAGGTCGTCGACGCCCGCCACTCGACGCCGGAACACGAGTGCGTCGAGGGCGGCGAGGCCGAGGTCGTCGAGCGCGAGGACGTCATCGAACACCTGATGGCGATCGCCGACCAGCGCGGTACGGAAACGAAGTTCATCAGCACCGACTTCGAGAAAGGCGAGCAACTGTACGACGCCTTCGGCGGCATCGCGGGCATCCTTCGGTACTCCACCGGCGTCTAA
- a CDS encoding MinD/ParA family ATP-binding protein: MAWIYAVASAKGGVGKTTTTANLGAALAAAGHDVAVVDADLAMPNLAAALGVDVSDATVHDVLAGRASVDDATYRSDAGVDVVPGDGSLDAFAAAEPTELRAVFSALEPYDFVLVDTGSGLSHDAVLPLGLADAVFLVCNTERDALGDTDKTREVTERLGGTVAGVVLTRVDPENPNAEEVAERLDAAVVEAVPADDAVAESVASSVPVSTHAPDSPAAVAYATLAEAVAAYDPDAEVDDGVEVRTDEIDESSETGSVVTGSEATESGDTESEATESGDTESKTAESTNTEPDEGESADAADGTLSIASAEAKLGVDEGESGEVGRGATEEAAEDDTAESNVEPLADAIAEAEEPTDTAEGSESDRPDAAGGSEEEEEDGVYDTALVEEAENAESESGGSGDEQPHDDGETTQANGNEEDEEADTEQKGFLGRLLR, translated from the coding sequence ATGGCTTGGATATACGCGGTCGCGAGTGCGAAAGGCGGCGTCGGAAAAACGACGACGACGGCGAATCTGGGCGCGGCGTTGGCGGCGGCCGGCCACGACGTCGCCGTCGTCGACGCGGACCTCGCCATGCCGAACCTCGCGGCCGCACTCGGCGTCGACGTCTCGGACGCGACAGTGCACGACGTGCTCGCGGGACGGGCGTCCGTCGACGACGCGACGTACCGCTCGGACGCCGGCGTCGACGTCGTCCCCGGCGACGGCAGTTTAGACGCGTTCGCCGCCGCGGAGCCGACCGAGCTACGCGCCGTGTTCTCGGCGCTCGAACCGTACGATTTCGTGCTCGTCGACACCGGCAGCGGCCTGAGTCACGACGCCGTCCTCCCCCTGGGTCTGGCCGACGCCGTCTTTCTCGTCTGCAACACCGAACGCGACGCCCTCGGCGACACCGACAAGACCCGCGAGGTGACCGAGCGACTCGGCGGCACCGTCGCGGGCGTCGTCCTGACGCGCGTCGACCCCGAGAACCCGAACGCCGAGGAGGTCGCCGAGCGCCTCGACGCGGCGGTCGTCGAGGCGGTGCCGGCCGACGACGCGGTCGCCGAATCGGTGGCCTCGTCGGTGCCGGTGTCGACGCACGCCCCCGACAGCCCCGCCGCCGTAGCCTACGCGACGCTCGCCGAAGCCGTCGCGGCGTACGACCCGGACGCCGAGGTCGACGACGGAGTCGAGGTGCGGACCGACGAGATCGACGAATCCAGCGAAACCGGTTCAGTGGTCACCGGATCGGAGGCTACCGAATCGGGGGACACTGAGTCGGAGGCTACCGAATCGGGGGACACCGAATCGAAGACTGCCGAATCGACGAACACCGAACCGGACGAGGGTGAGAGCGCCGACGCTGCGGACGGAACGCTGTCTATCGCCAGCGCGGAGGCGAAACTCGGCGTCGACGAGGGCGAGTCCGGCGAGGTCGGACGGGGAGCGACGGAGGAAGCGGCCGAAGACGACACCGCCGAGTCCAACGTCGAGCCCCTCGCCGACGCCATCGCCGAAGCAGAGGAACCGACCGATACGGCCGAGGGCTCCGAGAGCGACCGACCGGACGCTGCGGGTGGGTCCGAGGAGGAGGAGGAAGACGGCGTGTACGACACCGCGCTCGTCGAGGAGGCCGAAAACGCCGAGAGCGAGTCCGGCGGTTCCGGCGACGAACAGCCCCACGACGACGGCGAGACGACGCAAGCGAACGGGAACGAGGAGGACGAGGAGGCCGACACCGAACAGAAGGGGTTCCTCGGTCGACTCCTGCGGTGA
- the argS gene encoding arginine--tRNA ligase, with translation MFREFRSQVESALTDALSSLDAPTDDLGVEEPPEDVDAVLASSVAFRLAGELGAAPPQVAARLVDELDVGEYEYVADATTQGPYVNFAATDAYLADTLDAAATDEEFGRLPDTGKSVVVEHTSANPTGPVHVGRARNPILGDAVARVLDYAGNDVERHYYVNDAGRQVAVFTWAYETFDEADLPEPERDRADYDLVRYYRKGNQFLEAGDADEVEAAEAEIEAIMRGLEEGDEETYERVEVVVDQVLGGMRQSLARLPAVFDEFVKESRFMRDGSADDVVERLKESDHSVYEEDAWQLDLTDWDIEKKMVFLRSDGTTLYTTRDLAHHEWKFANYDEAVTVLGEDHKLQAEQLGAALELLGNDTSQLRHAIYSYVNLPEGKMSTRQGTGVDLDDLLDESIARAREEVESRLDSRIRDDDLSEKDIERIARQVGIGAVRYDIVSKQPTKAITFEWDRALDFEAQSAPYVQYIHARCCGILAEAGVDVAGGESLTLAAVDADLLDAPEERDLVRTLARFPAVIEEAAEDLEPHVVATYTRELAETFNAFYRECPVLTAEGDRREARLALVAGARHAVANALDALGVEAPTSM, from the coding sequence ATGTTCAGAGAGTTTCGCAGTCAGGTCGAGTCGGCGCTGACCGACGCGCTGTCTTCGCTCGACGCGCCGACCGACGACCTCGGCGTCGAAGAACCGCCCGAAGACGTCGACGCCGTGCTCGCCTCCAGCGTCGCGTTCCGCCTCGCCGGCGAACTCGGCGCGGCCCCGCCACAGGTCGCCGCCCGACTCGTCGACGAACTCGACGTCGGCGAGTACGAGTACGTCGCCGACGCGACGACGCAGGGCCCGTACGTCAATTTCGCCGCGACCGACGCCTACCTCGCCGACACCCTCGACGCCGCGGCGACCGACGAGGAGTTCGGTCGCCTCCCCGACACCGGGAAGTCCGTCGTCGTCGAACACACGAGCGCCAACCCGACGGGCCCGGTCCACGTCGGCCGCGCGCGCAACCCGATTCTCGGCGACGCCGTCGCGCGCGTCCTCGACTACGCCGGCAACGACGTCGAACGCCACTACTACGTCAACGACGCGGGTCGGCAGGTCGCCGTCTTCACGTGGGCCTACGAGACGTTCGACGAGGCCGACCTCCCGGAACCCGAGCGCGACCGCGCCGACTACGACCTCGTGCGCTACTACCGCAAAGGCAACCAGTTCCTCGAAGCGGGCGACGCCGACGAAGTGGAAGCGGCCGAGGCCGAGATCGAAGCCATCATGCGAGGGTTGGAGGAGGGCGACGAGGAGACGTACGAGCGCGTCGAAGTCGTCGTCGACCAGGTGCTCGGCGGGATGCGTCAGTCGCTCGCCCGTCTGCCGGCGGTGTTCGACGAGTTCGTCAAGGAGTCGCGGTTCATGCGCGACGGCTCCGCCGACGACGTGGTCGAGCGCCTGAAGGAGTCCGACCACTCCGTCTACGAAGAGGACGCGTGGCAACTCGACCTCACCGACTGGGACATCGAGAAGAAGATGGTGTTTCTCCGCTCCGACGGGACGACGCTGTACACGACGCGCGACCTCGCCCACCACGAGTGGAAGTTCGCAAACTACGACGAGGCCGTGACCGTCCTCGGCGAGGACCACAAACTGCAGGCCGAACAGCTGGGCGCGGCGCTCGAACTGCTCGGCAACGACACCTCCCAGCTTCGCCACGCCATCTACTCCTACGTCAACCTCCCGGAGGGGAAGATGAGCACCCGACAGGGGACCGGTGTCGACCTCGACGACCTGCTCGACGAGTCCATCGCCCGCGCCCGCGAGGAGGTCGAGTCCCGCCTCGACTCGCGCATCCGCGACGACGACCTCTCGGAGAAAGACATCGAACGCATCGCTCGCCAGGTCGGTATCGGGGCCGTCCGCTACGACATCGTCTCGAAACAGCCGACGAAGGCCATCACGTTCGAGTGGGACCGCGCGCTCGACTTCGAGGCCCAGTCCGCGCCCTACGTCCAGTACATCCACGCGCGCTGCTGCGGCATCCTCGCCGAGGCTGGCGTCGACGTCGCCGGGGGCGAGTCGCTGACCCTCGCCGCCGTCGACGCGGACCTCCTCGACGCGCCCGAGGAGCGCGACCTCGTCCGGACGCTCGCCCGGTTCCCGGCGGTCATCGAGGAAGCCGCCGAGGACCTCGAACCGCACGTCGTCGCCACGTACACCCGAGAACTCGCGGAGACGTTCAACGCCTTCTACCGCGAGTGTCCGGTGCTCACCGCCGAGGGCGACCGCAGGGAGGCGCGTCTCGCGCTCGTCGCGGGCGCTCGCCACGCGGTCGCCAACGCGCTCGACGCGCTCGGCGTCGAAGCGCCGACCTCGATGTGA
- a CDS encoding DUF120 domain-containing protein, producing the protein MPDTVVAVGHDELAALKHVALDGGLTGPVKVSCAGLAGRLDASNQTASRRLQRLDEAGLVERDIVSDGQWVSITDDGESALRGEYADYRRIFEDDSELTLTGTVTSGMGEGRHYISLSGYMEQFEERLSYEPFAGTLNVELTDESVRTRAGMANLDAVPIDGWEDDERTFGPAACYAATVERGESTYEAAHIIVPERTHHDERQLEIIAPEKLRDVLALEDGSTVTVYVEDA; encoded by the coding sequence ATGCCAGATACGGTAGTCGCCGTCGGCCACGACGAGTTGGCCGCGTTGAAGCACGTCGCCTTAGATGGCGGATTGACCGGCCCGGTGAAGGTCTCCTGTGCCGGACTCGCCGGACGTCTCGACGCGTCCAACCAGACGGCGTCACGCCGCCTCCAGCGACTCGACGAGGCCGGCCTCGTCGAACGCGACATCGTCAGCGACGGACAGTGGGTGTCGATAACCGACGACGGCGAGAGCGCGCTCCGAGGGGAGTACGCCGACTACCGCCGAATCTTCGAGGACGACTCCGAACTCACCCTCACCGGCACCGTCACCAGCGGGATGGGCGAAGGCCGCCACTACATCTCGCTTTCGGGCTACATGGAGCAGTTCGAGGAGCGGTTGAGCTACGAACCGTTCGCGGGGACGCTCAACGTCGAACTCACCGACGAGTCGGTTCGGACGCGCGCCGGGATGGCGAACCTCGACGCCGTTCCCATCGACGGGTGGGAGGACGACGAGCGGACGTTCGGTCCGGCGGCCTGCTACGCCGCGACGGTCGAACGCGGAGAGTCGACGTACGAGGCGGCTCACATCATCGTCCCCGAGCGGACCCACCACGACGAGCGCCAACTGGAGATCATCGCCCCCGAGAAGCTCCGGGACGTGCTGGCGCTGGAAGACGGGTCGACGGTCACCGTCTACGTGGAGGACGCCTGA
- the ribB gene encoding 3,4-dihydroxy-2-butanone-4-phosphate synthase yields MTQRASDDAGASANGGVRAAVDAFRSGAPVLIHDFDDREGETDIVYPAGAVTPTAVSHLRNDAGGLVCTAFSDAVADAVGLPFLDDALDHPSAGDHDLRYDSRSSFSLPVNHRDTFTGITDEDRALTITKLAEAATAVEAVPASYGPEEFAAEFRSPGHVNLLRGAPDLLADRRGHTELGLALAAEADLPAAVVVCEMLDDESGRALSPADARAYADRRGFVYLEGQQLVEELA; encoded by the coding sequence ATGACGCAACGCGCGAGCGACGACGCGGGCGCGAGCGCGAACGGCGGCGTCCGCGCCGCCGTCGACGCCTTCCGGAGCGGAGCCCCGGTGCTCATCCACGACTTCGACGACCGAGAGGGCGAGACGGACATCGTCTACCCCGCGGGCGCGGTGACGCCCACGGCCGTCTCGCATCTGCGGAACGACGCCGGAGGGCTGGTCTGCACCGCGTTCTCTGACGCCGTCGCCGACGCGGTCGGCCTCCCCTTTCTCGACGACGCGCTCGACCACCCGAGCGCCGGTGACCACGACCTCAGATACGACAGTCGGTCGTCGTTCTCGCTGCCGGTGAACCACCGCGACACGTTCACCGGCATCACCGACGAGGACCGCGCGCTGACCATCACGAAACTCGCGGAGGCGGCGACCGCGGTCGAGGCCGTCCCGGCGAGTTACGGGCCCGAGGAGTTCGCCGCCGAGTTCCGCTCGCCCGGCCACGTCAACCTGCTCCGCGGCGCGCCCGACCTGCTCGCCGACAGACGCGGACACACCGAACTCGGTCTGGCGCTCGCCGCCGAGGCCGACCTCCCGGCGGCCGTCGTCGTCTGCGAGATGCTCGACGACGAGAGCGGGCGGGCGCTGTCACCGGCCGATGCCCGCGCCTACGCCGACCGACGCGGGTTCGTCTACCTCGAAGGCCAGCAGTTGGTCGAGGAACTGGCGTAG
- a CDS encoding NAD-dependent epimerase/dehydratase family protein: MAIETVAVTGGNGQVGRAVLAELRGCGYRTVNLSRGSRRESLADEYRRTNLLDAGEVYGSLASSDADGVVHLGMVPRPDTGPGHVTFESNVMSTYHVLEASQNLDIDSVAVASSMSALGAGFDPDPVRLDYLPVDESHPVDPRDPYALGKHVLERTAEGIARRNAGPASVSAVRFPIAMDDEQLRDALGDADRSLDAIRDAPFFHSARNTLFAYVHLDDLADLFRRCIEAEFGGYEAFWAAAAETTVDSPTTELVAELYPAVETRGDLSGHESLVDTSKARRILGWKPTRSWRER, from the coding sequence ATGGCCATCGAGACTGTCGCCGTCACCGGCGGCAACGGACAGGTCGGTCGCGCCGTGCTCGCGGAGTTACGCGGCTGCGGCTACCGAACAGTCAATCTCAGCCGCGGGTCGCGGCGCGAGTCGCTCGCCGACGAGTATCGCCGAACGAACCTCCTCGACGCGGGCGAAGTGTACGGCTCGCTCGCGTCGAGCGACGCCGACGGCGTCGTCCACCTCGGGATGGTTCCGCGCCCCGACACCGGTCCCGGCCACGTCACCTTCGAGAGCAACGTGATGTCGACGTACCACGTGCTCGAAGCGTCTCAGAACCTCGATATCGACAGCGTCGCCGTCGCGTCGAGCATGAGCGCGCTCGGCGCGGGGTTCGACCCGGACCCGGTTCGCCTCGACTACCTCCCGGTCGACGAGTCGCATCCGGTCGACCCGCGGGACCCGTACGCGCTCGGCAAGCACGTGCTCGAACGGACGGCCGAAGGAATCGCCCGCCGAAACGCGGGGCCCGCGAGCGTGAGCGCGGTCCGTTTCCCCATCGCCATGGACGACGAACAGCTGCGGGACGCGCTGGGCGACGCCGACCGCTCGCTCGACGCGATTCGGGACGCGCCCTTCTTTCACTCGGCGCGGAACACGCTGTTCGCGTACGTCCACCTCGACGACCTCGCAGACCTCTTTCGTCGCTGTATCGAAGCCGAGTTCGGTGGCTACGAGGCGTTCTGGGCGGCGGCGGCGGAGACGACGGTGGACTCCCCGACGACCGAGCTGGTGGCCGAACTGTATCCGGCTGTCGAGACGCGAGGCGACCTCTCCGGCCACGAGAGCCTCGTCGACACGTCGAAGGCGAGACGGATACTCGGGTGGAAGCCGACGCGTAGCTGGCGAGAGCGGTGA
- a CDS encoding branched-chain amino acid transaminase — protein sequence MSFDEMDVDTIWMNGEFVDWDDAKIHVLSHGLHYGTGVFEGVRCYDTENGPAIFRWEEHLERFYDSTKPYEMEIPYEPSELTEATLELIRRQDLQSCYIRPIAYYGYDSLGVSPGDCPTDVTIAAWPWGAYLGEEALENGIEVMVSSWRKHASSQIPTNAKTTGLYVNSLLAGEEARRNGYAEAIVLNKEGNVAEGPGENIFLVRDETIYTPGLSQSILDGITRDTVIKLARERGYEVDDTATISRGELHTADELFFTGSAAEVTPIRQVDNVEIGNGSRGPVTEELQSAFFDLVERRTDDHDEWFDYV from the coding sequence ATGAGCTTCGACGAGATGGACGTTGACACCATCTGGATGAACGGCGAGTTCGTCGACTGGGACGACGCGAAGATTCACGTGCTGTCGCACGGCCTCCACTACGGGACGGGCGTTTTCGAGGGCGTTCGCTGCTACGACACCGAGAACGGACCGGCCATCTTCCGCTGGGAGGAGCACCTCGAACGGTTCTACGACTCCACGAAACCGTACGAGATGGAGATTCCGTACGAACCGTCCGAACTGACCGAGGCGACGCTCGAACTCATCCGCAGACAGGACCTCCAGAGCTGTTACATCCGGCCGATCGCGTACTACGGCTACGACTCGCTGGGCGTGAGCCCCGGCGACTGCCCGACGGACGTCACCATCGCGGCGTGGCCGTGGGGCGCGTACCTCGGCGAGGAGGCGCTGGAGAACGGTATCGAGGTGATGGTCTCCTCGTGGCGCAAGCACGCCTCCAGCCAGATTCCGACGAACGCGAAGACGACGGGGCTGTACGTCAACAGCCTGCTGGCCGGCGAGGAGGCGCGGCGCAACGGTTACGCCGAGGCTATCGTCCTCAACAAGGAAGGAAACGTCGCCGAGGGTCCGGGCGAGAACATCTTCCTCGTCCGCGACGAGACCATCTATACGCCGGGGCTCTCCCAGAGCATCCTCGACGGAATCACCCGCGACACGGTCATCAAACTGGCCCGCGAGCGCGGCTACGAAGTCGACGACACGGCGACCATCAGCCGCGGCGAACTCCACACCGCCGACGAGCTGTTCTTCACCGGCAGCGCCGCCGAGGTGACGCCGATTCGGCAGGTCGACAACGTCGAGATCGGCAACGGCTCGCGCGGTCCCGTCACGGAAGAACTGCAGTCGGCGTTCTTCGACCTCGTCGAGCGGCGGACCGACGACCACGACGAGTGGTTCGACTACGTCTGA
- a CDS encoding DUF502 domain-containing protein, with protein sequence MSTWKRDFASGLVVLTPLLVILLVLNWFYQQIADLPVIEYLVGQMQYEWMAVLTILAIFLLLVFSVGYLMRTTFGRLVEDGIDAAMNQVPLIRVLYNASKLAVETALTGTEELQTPVRIETWNGMRMTAFKTGKRTDDGRVVLFLPTAPNITSGFVVEVDEDRVEETDERVEEALTRILSAGFGEESDPGIDIDVIDEVSVDDIQRSNDD encoded by the coding sequence ATGTCCACGTGGAAACGCGACTTTGCGAGCGGTCTCGTCGTCCTCACTCCGCTTCTGGTTATCCTCCTCGTCCTCAACTGGTTCTACCAGCAGATCGCCGACCTGCCGGTCATCGAGTATCTGGTCGGACAGATGCAGTACGAGTGGATGGCCGTGCTGACGATTCTCGCTATCTTCCTGTTGCTCGTCTTCTCGGTCGGCTACCTCATGCGGACGACCTTCGGCCGACTCGTCGAAGACGGCATCGACGCCGCGATGAACCAAGTACCCCTGATTCGCGTTCTCTACAACGCCTCCAAACTCGCGGTCGAAACCGCACTCACCGGCACCGAAGAACTCCAAACACCGGTTCGTATCGAGACGTGGAACGGCATGCGCATGACCGCGTTCAAGACCGGCAAACGAACCGACGACGGTCGGGTCGTCCTTTTTCTCCCGACCGCCCCGAACATCACCTCCGGATTCGTCGTCGAAGTCGACGAAGATCGAGTCGAAGAGACCGACGAACGCGTCGAGGAGGCGCTGACGCGCATCCTCAGCGCCGGATTCGGCGAGGAGTCCGACCCCGGCATCGACATCGACGTCATCGACGAAGTCTCCGTCGACGACATCCAGCGGTCGAACGACGACTGA